The following are from one region of the Mesorhizobium sp. B2-8-5 genome:
- a CDS encoding lipoprotein codes for MTRSRILVTLALLAAVVTVTACGRKTGLDTPYEAAEQARKDAEKAKQPVPPEPEKPVKDRKFILDPLL; via the coding sequence ATGACCCGTAGCAGGATTTTGGTGACGCTGGCGCTGCTGGCGGCGGTTGTCACCGTCACGGCCTGCGGCAGGAAGACCGGCCTAGACACGCCCTATGAGGCGGCGGAGCAGGCGCGCAAGGATGCGGAAAAGGCCAAGCAGCCGGTTCCGCCCGAGCCGGAAAAACCGGTCAAGGACAGGAAGTTCATCCTCGATCCCCTGCTCTAG
- the tlpA gene encoding thiol:disulfide interchange protein TlpA, whose amino-acid sequence MADGKRFFFPATRLILAALLAGVLAGAVAVYVSESGSGNNAPEKVAAAAGKDDAACAAKAGRAKQVAAKAVGQVAALQPADPPQSLKSLAFNGPDGKPMTLADHAGKTVLLNLWATWCAPCRAEMPALDALQKEKGSNAFEVVAVNVDTGDDTKPKKFLNEIGVQTLGFYRDPTIALFNEVKTRGLALGLPVTMLIDADGCLIAHMNGPAEWSSPDAKRLVEAALEP is encoded by the coding sequence ATGGCAGACGGCAAGAGATTCTTTTTTCCGGCTACGCGCCTCATCCTGGCCGCCTTGCTGGCGGGCGTGCTGGCGGGCGCGGTCGCGGTATATGTCAGCGAGAGCGGTTCTGGCAACAACGCTCCCGAGAAGGTCGCCGCGGCTGCCGGCAAGGACGACGCCGCCTGCGCGGCCAAGGCCGGGCGCGCCAAGCAGGTCGCCGCCAAGGCCGTCGGCCAGGTGGCCGCGCTGCAGCCGGCCGACCCGCCGCAGTCGCTGAAGAGCCTGGCCTTCAACGGCCCCGACGGCAAGCCGATGACGCTGGCCGACCATGCCGGCAAGACGGTGCTGCTCAATCTATGGGCGACATGGTGCGCGCCGTGCCGCGCCGAGATGCCGGCGCTCGATGCGCTGCAGAAGGAAAAAGGCAGCAATGCTTTCGAGGTGGTCGCGGTCAATGTCGACACTGGCGATGACACGAAGCCGAAGAAGTTCCTCAACGAGATCGGCGTTCAAACGCTCGGCTTCTACCGGGACCCGACGATCGCGCTGTTCAACGAGGTCAAGACGCGCGGGCTGGCGCTCGGGCTTCCGGTCACCATGCTGATCGACGCGGATGGCTGCCTGATCGCACATATGAACGGCCCGGCCGAATGGTCGAGCCCCGATGCCAAGCGGCTGGTGGAAGCGGCGCTCGAACCCTGA
- a CDS encoding extracellular solute-binding protein, translated as MTIIKRGFAALAAGALSTALAVPAFAEPVKFDFWFGLSGDLARVVDTLCKNFNESQKDYEVVCTSQGNYDATLQNTIAAFRAGKQPTVVQVYDVGTATMMLSGAYKPADKLMEENGYKIDYSDYFPGIARYYATSKGEMLSFPFNSSTALMYWNKDAFAKIGKTEAPKTWEDVAADLQALKDAGYDCPMAINISANESWQLMEQFSALHNQPVATKNNGYDGLDARLEVNKTKFVQYVTDLKKWYDAGLVKIKSKDLGQDMVQAFATGTCQLILTSVGDHGTVGRTQKEGMNWDVAELPVYAGTERKNSLVGGASLWVLSGKSDGEYKGAAAFLNFIHDPKTALFWSTNTGYIPVTKSGFDFMKSNGFYDKAPYKGREVAIASLTASEPTDITRGVRLGNFTQIRAEFGTQMQAIFANKVSVQEGLDALVKNGDAILDRFQQTYPGKTLP; from the coding sequence ATGACGATCATCAAGCGGGGCTTCGCCGCCCTTGCCGCCGGCGCGCTCAGCACCGCGCTCGCGGTTCCTGCTTTTGCCGAGCCGGTCAAATTCGATTTCTGGTTCGGTCTTTCGGGCGATCTCGCCCGCGTCGTCGATACGCTGTGCAAGAACTTCAACGAATCCCAGAAGGACTACGAGGTCGTCTGCACCAGCCAGGGCAATTACGACGCCACGCTGCAGAACACGATCGCCGCCTTCCGCGCCGGCAAGCAGCCCACCGTCGTCCAGGTCTATGACGTCGGCACCGCCACCATGATGCTGTCGGGCGCCTACAAGCCCGCCGACAAGCTGATGGAAGAGAACGGCTACAAGATCGACTACAGCGACTATTTCCCAGGCATCGCGCGCTATTACGCGACGTCGAAGGGCGAGATGCTGTCCTTCCCGTTCAACTCGTCGACCGCGCTGATGTACTGGAACAAGGACGCCTTCGCCAAGATCGGCAAGACCGAGGCGCCGAAGACTTGGGAAGATGTCGCCGCCGACCTCCAGGCTCTGAAGGACGCCGGCTATGATTGCCCGATGGCGATCAACATCTCGGCCAATGAAAGCTGGCAGCTGATGGAGCAGTTCTCGGCGCTGCACAACCAGCCGGTCGCCACCAAGAACAACGGCTATGACGGCCTCGACGCCCGCCTCGAAGTCAACAAGACCAAGTTCGTCCAGTACGTTACCGACCTCAAGAAGTGGTATGACGCCGGCTTGGTCAAGATCAAGTCGAAGGATCTCGGCCAGGATATGGTTCAGGCTTTCGCCACCGGCACCTGCCAGCTCATCCTGACCTCGGTCGGCGACCACGGCACGGTCGGCCGCACGCAGAAGGAAGGCATGAACTGGGACGTCGCCGAGCTGCCGGTCTATGCCGGCACCGAGCGCAAGAATTCGCTGGTCGGCGGTGCTTCGCTGTGGGTGCTGTCGGGCAAGTCGGACGGCGAATATAAGGGCGCGGCCGCGTTCCTCAACTTTATCCACGACCCCAAGACCGCTTTGTTCTGGTCGACCAACACCGGCTACATTCCGGTGACGAAGTCGGGCTTCGATTTCATGAAGTCCAACGGCTTCTACGACAAGGCGCCCTATAAGGGCCGCGAAGTGGCTATCGCCAGCCTGACCGCGTCGGAGCCGACCGACATCACCCGCGGCGTTCGCCTCGGCAACTTCACCCAGATCCGCGCCGAGTTCGGCACGCAGATGCAGGCGATCTTCGCCAACAAGGTCAGCGTGCAGGAAGGCCTCGACGCGCTGGTCAAGAATGGCGACGCGATCCTCGATCGCTTCCAGCAGACCTATCCGGGTAAGACCCTGCCCTGA
- the lysA gene encoding diaminopimelate decarboxylase: MNHFDYRDGVLHAEDVAIPDIAAEVGTPFYCYSTATLTRHFRVFKEAFSGLDALVCYAMKANSNQAVLRTLARQGAGADVVSEGELRRALAAGVPASKILFSGVGKTAREMDFALSAGILCFNVESEPELELLSARAAALGKVAPISLRINPDVDARTHKKISTGKAENKFGIPWQRARQVYARAAELPGIRVAGIDTHIGSQITELQPFDDAFALLVELVGALRADGHSIEHVDLGGGLGIPYRVDNSPPPLPDAYAEIVRKHVTSLGLKVMFEPGRLIVGNAGILVSEVIYVKEGDAKNFLVVDAAMNDLIRPTLYDAFHDIRPVVQPPASTPRMKVDVVGPVCETGDFIGLDRDLARLKAGDLIAVSTAGAYGAVQAGTYNTRLLVPEVLVDGDRFHVVRPRQTYEDLIGLDSVPDWLK; encoded by the coding sequence GTGAACCATTTCGACTACCGCGACGGCGTGCTCCATGCCGAGGACGTCGCCATCCCCGACATCGCAGCCGAGGTCGGCACGCCCTTCTATTGCTATTCGACGGCGACGCTGACCCGGCATTTCCGCGTCTTCAAGGAGGCCTTTTCCGGCCTCGACGCGCTGGTCTGCTACGCCATGAAGGCGAACTCCAACCAAGCCGTGCTGAGGACGCTGGCCAGGCAGGGCGCAGGCGCCGACGTGGTCTCGGAAGGCGAGTTGCGCCGCGCCCTGGCCGCCGGCGTCCCGGCCAGCAAGATCCTGTTTTCCGGCGTCGGCAAGACCGCGCGCGAGATGGACTTCGCGCTTTCGGCCGGCATTCTCTGCTTCAACGTCGAATCCGAGCCGGAGCTGGAATTGCTGTCGGCGCGTGCCGCGGCCCTCGGCAAGGTGGCGCCCATCTCGCTGCGCATCAATCCGGATGTCGATGCCAGGACCCACAAGAAGATCTCGACCGGCAAGGCCGAGAACAAGTTCGGCATTCCGTGGCAGCGCGCGCGGCAGGTCTATGCCCGCGCGGCTGAACTGCCCGGGATCAGGGTGGCCGGCATCGACACCCATATCGGCAGCCAGATCACCGAATTGCAGCCGTTCGACGATGCCTTCGCATTGCTGGTCGAACTGGTCGGGGCGCTGCGCGCCGACGGACATTCGATCGAGCATGTCGATCTCGGCGGCGGCCTCGGCATTCCCTACCGCGTCGACAACAGCCCGCCGCCCCTGCCCGACGCCTATGCCGAGATCGTCAGGAAGCACGTCACCAGTCTGGGCCTGAAAGTGATGTTCGAGCCCGGCCGCCTGATCGTCGGCAATGCCGGCATCCTGGTGTCTGAGGTCATCTATGTGAAGGAAGGCGACGCCAAGAACTTCCTCGTCGTCGACGCCGCCATGAACGACCTGATCCGGCCGACGCTCTATGACGCCTTCCACGACATCCGGCCGGTGGTGCAGCCGCCTGCCTCCACCCCGCGCATGAAGGTCGACGTCGTCGGCCCGGTCTGCGAGACCGGCGATTTCATCGGTCTCGACCGCGACCTGGCAAGATTGAAGGCAGGCGATCTGATCGCGGTTTCCACCGCCGGCGCCTATGGCGCGGTGCAGGCCGGCACCTACAACACCAGGCTCCTGGTGCCAGAGGTGCTGGTCGACGGCGACCGTTTTCATGTCGTGCGGCCGCGCCAGACCTATGAGGACCTGATCGGACTGGATTCGGTTCCCGACTGGCTGAAATAA
- a CDS encoding EAL domain-containing protein has protein sequence MLTVYNCIVNEHDLRLVALAALICGISCFSAVNLLRHVDQSTSRNRHVWLLIAAASTGFGIWATHFIAMIAFTPGIPNAYNAELSVASLAMSVILTAAGMWIATVRRSIDHYLVGGAVLGIGIAAMHYTGMAAFEVEGRIVWNRLLVAASLASGVTLAALSMLVVLRRPSTQATVAGAVLLTLAICTLHFIAMAAVSIYPDSSIEISKFTIAPMSQAFAAAAASLVILVLSATALWIDLRFRRHRTEAERMHGLANAAVEGLIVCDGSRIVSANDSIAALSGIAAGTLNAMTLGDLFGERTASAVAAGNGQAQEVDLRGQDDSRIPVELIARSIDYCGKPHLVVAVRDIRERRKAEQEIMRLAHYDPLTGLANRRSFTGRLEAEIAASAEGGKDGQLALMLLDLDRFKEVNDLFGHAAGDAVLQKVAHCASGVLRHGQMLARLGGDEFAIIAPSLPDPQAAGRIAEAVLSALRQENRLSPGGMVSASIGIALYPLDADEQAALISHADTALYRAKAEGKDTFRYFEASMGAEARDRRIMEQDLRQAVARGEFRLVYQPQKEISSGRMIGFEALLRWQHPERGEVPPSVFIPVAEDSGSIAQIGEWVLATACNEAGTWKNPLTVAVNVSAVQLHNLDFSRRVHEVLLRSGLAAGRLELEITETALVKDMPRALATLRQIKALGVRVAMDDFGTGYSSLSNLRAFPFDKIKIDGSFIKSVDRNDQVATIVRAVLGLGRGLGLPVLAEGVETLDELRFLDAEDCDIGQGYYLGRPGPIEAFGELTGVSAADDGVKPAGRSGGSILMLEPAAAARSA, from the coding sequence ATGCTGACCGTCTATAATTGCATCGTGAATGAGCACGACCTGAGACTGGTGGCGCTGGCCGCGCTCATTTGCGGAATCTCCTGTTTCTCCGCCGTCAACCTGCTTCGCCATGTCGACCAATCGACGAGCCGAAACCGTCATGTGTGGTTGCTGATTGCAGCCGCGTCGACCGGCTTCGGCATATGGGCGACGCACTTCATCGCCATGATCGCCTTCACGCCGGGAATACCCAACGCCTACAACGCCGAGCTTTCGGTGGCTTCGCTGGCGATGTCTGTCATCCTGACCGCGGCCGGTATGTGGATCGCGACGGTGCGCCGTAGCATCGACCACTACCTCGTCGGCGGCGCCGTGCTCGGCATCGGCATTGCGGCGATGCATTATACCGGCATGGCGGCTTTCGAGGTCGAAGGCCGGATCGTCTGGAACCGGTTGCTGGTCGCCGCATCGTTGGCCTCGGGTGTAACGCTTGCCGCGCTCTCCATGCTTGTCGTGCTTCGCCGGCCGTCCACACAGGCGACGGTCGCCGGCGCTGTCCTGCTCACGCTGGCGATCTGCACGCTGCATTTCATCGCCATGGCCGCCGTCTCGATCTATCCGGATTCCTCGATCGAGATCTCGAAATTCACGATTGCGCCGATGTCGCAGGCCTTTGCCGCCGCGGCGGCAAGCCTCGTCATCCTGGTGCTGTCGGCCACGGCGCTGTGGATCGACCTGCGCTTCCGCCGCCACAGGACAGAGGCGGAGCGTATGCACGGCCTTGCCAATGCCGCCGTCGAAGGCCTGATCGTCTGCGACGGCAGCCGCATCGTCAGCGCCAATGACAGCATCGCTGCGCTGAGCGGTATCGCCGCCGGCACGCTGAACGCGATGACGCTGGGCGACCTGTTCGGCGAGCGGACTGCTTCCGCCGTCGCCGCGGGCAACGGGCAGGCGCAGGAGGTTGACCTGCGCGGCCAGGACGACAGCCGGATTCCGGTGGAACTGATCGCCAGGAGCATCGACTATTGCGGCAAGCCGCACCTGGTCGTTGCCGTCCGCGATATTCGCGAGCGCAGGAAGGCCGAGCAGGAGATCATGCGCCTCGCGCATTACGACCCGCTCACCGGGCTTGCCAATCGCCGCAGCTTCACCGGCCGCCTGGAAGCCGAGATCGCCGCGTCCGCGGAAGGCGGCAAAGACGGCCAGTTGGCGCTCATGCTTCTCGATCTCGACCGGTTCAAGGAAGTGAACGACCTCTTCGGCCACGCCGCCGGCGACGCCGTGTTGCAAAAGGTGGCTCACTGCGCCTCCGGCGTGCTGCGCCACGGCCAGATGCTGGCCCGACTCGGCGGCGACGAATTCGCCATCATAGCCCCCAGCCTTCCCGACCCGCAGGCGGCCGGCCGCATTGCCGAAGCGGTGCTTTCGGCGCTGCGTCAGGAAAACCGGCTGTCGCCCGGCGGCATGGTTTCGGCCAGCATCGGCATCGCGCTCTACCCGCTCGACGCCGACGAACAGGCGGCGCTGATCAGCCATGCCGACACCGCGCTCTATCGCGCCAAGGCCGAGGGCAAGGATACGTTCCGCTACTTCGAGGCCTCGATGGGCGCCGAGGCGCGAGACCGGCGCATCATGGAGCAGGACCTGCGCCAGGCCGTGGCGCGCGGCGAATTCCGGCTCGTCTACCAGCCGCAGAAGGAAATCAGCAGCGGCAGGATGATCGGCTTCGAGGCCTTGCTCCGCTGGCAGCATCCCGAACGCGGAGAGGTTCCGCCCTCGGTGTTCATCCCGGTGGCCGAGGATAGCGGTTCGATCGCCCAGATCGGCGAGTGGGTGCTGGCGACGGCCTGCAACGAGGCCGGGACATGGAAGAACCCGTTGACGGTCGCGGTCAACGTCTCAGCGGTGCAGCTTCACAACCTCGATTTCAGCCGCCGGGTGCATGAGGTGCTGCTTCGTTCAGGCCTGGCGGCGGGCAGGCTCGAGCTCGAGATCACCGAGACGGCGCTGGTGAAGGACATGCCGCGGGCGCTGGCCACCTTGCGCCAGATCAAGGCGCTTGGCGTGCGGGTGGCGATGGACGATTTCGGCACCGGCTATTCGTCGCTGTCCAACCTGCGCGCCTTCCCTTTCGACAAGATCAAGATCGACGGATCCTTCATCAAGTCTGTCGACCGCAACGACCAGGTCGCGACCATCGTACGCGCCGTGCTGGGTTTGGGGCGCGGCCTCGGCCTGCCGGTCCTGGCCGAAGGCGTCGAGACGCTGGACGAGCTGCGCTTTCTCGATGCCGAGGATTGCGACATCGGCCAGGGATATTATCTCGGCAGGCCTGGCCCGATCGAGGCGTTCGGCGAACTGACCGGCGTTTCGGCCGCCGATGACGGCGTCAAGCCTGCCGGCAGGAGCGGCGGCAGCATCCTGATGCTCGAGCCTGCCGCGGCGGCGCGCTCAGCCTGA
- a CDS encoding endonuclease/exonuclease/phosphatase family protein — protein MLVPQLTHVPVAARNAMRNGPRDSATHLRHAAAIPALGEIEIGGQATRGSVGGSLTVMAWNVERLRHVDAIAATIAGRAPDVVLLSEVDKGMARSGNGHLLSRLADRLGHSYAYGVEFLELGTGNETEQAANGGAENTEGFHGNAVTSAVPLLRPFLIRLDAAGAWFLPEHGQPRIGGRMALGGQVMVGDHRVTVVSVHLENRTTPAGRADQTRHLLDAIDRYDAEAPVLIGGDFNTLTATYPERNDDPAAWLKRVAAEPDRLMYPERHEPLFAVFAEHGYDWKTANAFDKPTQRRAVGDLTPAGHIDWFFTRGLTASAPATLPAVLTDGSPSADHEALVVTVRVK, from the coding sequence ATGCTGGTCCCGCAGCTCACGCACGTGCCTGTCGCCGCCCGCAACGCGATGCGGAACGGACCGCGCGACAGCGCCACCCATCTGCGCCACGCCGCCGCCATTCCCGCCCTGGGCGAGATCGAGATCGGCGGCCAGGCGACGCGCGGGAGCGTCGGCGGGAGCCTGACCGTCATGGCCTGGAACGTCGAGCGGCTGCGTCATGTCGATGCCATCGCCGCAACGATCGCCGGCCGGGCGCCGGACGTCGTGCTGCTGTCCGAGGTCGACAAAGGCATGGCCCGCTCCGGCAACGGCCATCTGTTGAGCCGGCTTGCCGATCGTCTGGGCCACTCCTACGCCTATGGCGTCGAGTTCCTGGAACTCGGCACCGGCAATGAGACGGAGCAGGCGGCAAATGGCGGCGCCGAGAACACGGAGGGCTTCCATGGCAACGCCGTAACCAGTGCCGTTCCGCTGCTGCGGCCTTTTCTCATTCGCCTGGACGCGGCCGGCGCCTGGTTCCTGCCGGAGCACGGCCAGCCGCGCATTGGCGGCCGCATGGCGCTTGGCGGGCAGGTGATGGTCGGCGACCATCGGGTCACCGTCGTTTCGGTGCATCTCGAAAACCGCACCACGCCTGCCGGCCGCGCCGACCAGACGCGCCATCTCCTCGACGCCATCGACAGGTATGACGCGGAGGCGCCGGTCCTGATCGGCGGCGACTTCAACACGCTGACCGCCACATATCCGGAACGCAATGACGATCCTGCGGCGTGGCTAAAGCGCGTTGCCGCCGAACCGGACCGGCTGATGTATCCGGAGCGCCATGAGCCTTTGTTCGCGGTATTTGCCGAGCATGGCTACGACTGGAAGACGGCCAATGCTTTCGACAAGCCCACCCAGCGGCGCGCGGTCGGCGACTTGACGCCGGCCGGCCATATCGACTGGTTCTTCACCCGCGGCCTCACGGCAAGCGCGCCGGCGACGCTGCCGGCGGTGTTGACGGACGGCAGCCCGAGCGCCGATCACGAGGCGCTGGTGGTCACGGTGCGGGTGAAGTAA
- a CDS encoding ABC transporter permease subunit — MVERTPILNFFTHLILFAGFVFCVAPFAIVAIAASHNLKDVNDVPMSLLPGSDFWVNIKTAWTTADLGPKLLNSFIMAFGVAAGKVIISALTAFSIVYFRYPGRMLMFWLIFITLMLPLEVRIVPTYAVVANVLEPYQAIMDLTGLSWLIEKVSGVQVSLSLGLLNSYSGLILPLVATATGTFLYRQFFLTVPDELTEAARMDGAGALRFFVDILLPLSRNNMAALGTIMFLWAWNQYLWPLLITTDQSHAMAVTELKQLIPNVGGAPEWHIAMAGTLIVMLPPLIVVVLMQRWFVRGLIATEK, encoded by the coding sequence ATGGTCGAGCGCACCCCGATCCTCAATTTCTTCACGCATCTGATCCTGTTCGCCGGCTTCGTATTCTGCGTGGCGCCATTTGCTATCGTCGCGATCGCCGCCTCGCACAATCTGAAGGACGTCAACGACGTGCCGATGTCGCTGCTGCCGGGCAGCGATTTCTGGGTCAACATCAAGACGGCGTGGACGACCGCCGATCTCGGTCCGAAGCTGCTCAACTCCTTCATCATGGCGTTTGGCGTGGCTGCCGGCAAAGTGATCATCTCGGCGCTGACCGCCTTCTCGATCGTCTATTTCCGCTATCCCGGCCGCATGCTGATGTTCTGGCTGATCTTCATCACGCTGATGCTGCCGCTCGAGGTGCGCATCGTGCCGACCTACGCGGTGGTCGCCAACGTGCTCGAGCCCTATCAGGCGATCATGGACCTGACCGGCCTCTCCTGGCTGATCGAAAAGGTCTCGGGCGTGCAGGTTTCGCTCAGCCTGGGACTGCTCAACTCTTATAGCGGCCTGATCCTGCCGCTGGTCGCCACCGCCACCGGCACGTTCCTTTACCGCCAGTTCTTCCTGACCGTGCCGGACGAGTTGACCGAGGCGGCGCGCATGGACGGCGCCGGCGCGCTGCGCTTCTTCGTCGATATCCTTTTGCCGCTGTCGCGCAACAACATGGCGGCGCTCGGCACCATCATGTTCCTGTGGGCCTGGAACCAGTATCTGTGGCCGTTGCTCATCACCACCGACCAGTCGCATGCGATGGCGGTGACCGAGCTGAAGCAGCTCATACCCAATGTCGGCGGCGCGCCGGAATGGCATATCGCCATGGCCGGCACGCTGATCGTCATGCTGCCGCCGCTGATCGTCGTGGTCTTGATGCAGCGCTGGTTCGTGCGCGGCCTGATCGCCACCGAAAAATAG
- the argH gene encoding argininosuccinate lyase, with protein sequence MSDKKASNQMWGGRFASGPAAIMEAINASIGFDRKLYAQDISGSIAHSEMLAETGIISAADQEKIAHGLNTILKEIEAGTFEFSTKLEDIHMNVEARLADLIGPAAGRLHTARSRNDQVAVDLRLWVKQECQRVARALKDLIAALLERAEEHAATVMPGFTHMQAAQPVTFGHHCMAYVEMFGRDLARVRDAIERMDESPLGAAALAGTSFGIDRHMTAKALGFREPTRNSLDSVSDRDFALEFLSLAAICATHLSRLAEEIIIWSTPQFGFVRLSDSFSTGSSIMPQKKNPDAAELVRGKTGRVNGHLVGLLTVMKGMPLTYGKDMQEDKEAVFDAAETLDLMLAATAGMVRDMTVNAAAMKKAAGAGHATATDLADWLVRNLGLPFREAHHVTGRAVALAEEKKVGLEKLSLDDLRSIHPGITDDIFSVLAVQNSVKSRTSFGGTAPSEVRKQIRYWKKRLAKA encoded by the coding sequence ATGAGCGACAAGAAGGCCAGCAACCAGATGTGGGGCGGACGTTTTGCCTCGGGTCCGGCCGCGATCATGGAAGCGATCAACGCGTCGATCGGCTTCGACCGCAAGCTCTATGCGCAGGACATAAGCGGATCGATCGCCCATAGCGAGATGTTGGCCGAAACGGGCATTATTTCGGCGGCAGATCAAGAAAAAATCGCTCACGGGCTGAACACGATCCTGAAAGAGATCGAGGCCGGCACGTTCGAATTCTCGACCAAGCTGGAAGACATCCACATGAATGTCGAGGCCCGCCTTGCCGATCTGATCGGCCCGGCGGCGGGACGCCTGCACACCGCCCGCTCGCGCAACGACCAGGTGGCGGTCGACCTCAGGCTCTGGGTCAAGCAGGAATGCCAGCGCGTCGCCCGGGCATTGAAGGACCTGATCGCCGCGTTGCTCGAACGCGCCGAGGAACATGCGGCGACCGTCATGCCCGGCTTCACCCATATGCAGGCGGCGCAGCCGGTGACTTTCGGCCACCATTGCATGGCCTATGTCGAGATGTTCGGCCGCGACCTCGCGCGCGTCCGCGACGCCATCGAGCGCATGGACGAAAGCCCGCTCGGCGCGGCGGCGCTTGCCGGCACAAGTTTCGGCATCGACCGCCACATGACCGCGAAGGCGCTGGGTTTCCGCGAGCCGACGCGCAATTCGCTGGACAGCGTTTCGGATCGCGATTTCGCGCTCGAATTCCTGAGCCTCGCCGCGATCTGCGCAACGCATTTGTCCAGGCTCGCCGAGGAGATCATCATCTGGTCGACGCCGCAATTCGGCTTCGTCCGCCTGTCGGATTCCTTCTCCACCGGCTCCTCGATCATGCCGCAGAAGAAGAACCCGGACGCCGCCGAGCTGGTGCGCGGCAAGACCGGCCGCGTCAACGGCCATCTCGTCGGCCTGCTGACCGTGATGAAGGGCATGCCGCTGACCTACGGCAAGGATATGCAGGAAGACAAGGAAGCGGTCTTCGACGCCGCCGAGACGCTCGACCTGATGCTGGCGGCGACCGCCGGCATGGTGCGCGACATGACCGTCAACGCCGCCGCCATGAAGAAGGCGGCCGGCGCCGGTCACGCCACCGCGACCGACCTTGCCGACTGGCTGGTGCGCAATCTCGGCCTGCCCTTCCGCGAAGCCCATCATGTCACCGGCCGCGCCGTGGCGCTTGCCGAGGAGAAGAAGGTCGGACTGGAAAAACTCTCGCTGGACGACCTGCGCTCGATCCATCCAGGCATCACCGACGATATCTTTTCGGTGCTTGCCGTGCAGAATTCGGTGAAGAGCCGCACAAGCTTCGGCGGCACCGCGCCGTCGGAAGTGCGAAAGCAGATCCGCTATTGGAAAAAGCGGCTCGCCAAGGCTTAA
- a CDS encoding ABC transporter permease subunit, which translates to MEKRVTFSKWTIGILFAVPQLFLIFTFFYWPAGQAVYWSLTLQQPWGGGNIWVGLDNFRSILSNASYWDSIAASMIFAGISTGLAMVIALVLAALTDRQLAGSWLYRVVLIWPYGIAAPALALAFRFILAPEAGFMAVVNRAWPGFWDPGLDGADAMASIIIAFSWKYVGYNFIFFLAAFQAIPRSLIEAAAMDGSGVIRRFWDIQFPLITPTIFFLLVINITESFQDSFGIVDIMTAGGPANATNLMVYKIYSDGFKGLDYSGAAAQSIILMLLIIALTIVQFRFIERRVHYR; encoded by the coding sequence ATGGAAAAACGCGTCACTTTCAGCAAATGGACGATCGGCATCCTGTTCGCCGTGCCGCAGCTTTTCCTGATCTTCACCTTCTTCTACTGGCCGGCCGGGCAGGCCGTTTACTGGTCGCTGACGTTGCAGCAGCCTTGGGGCGGCGGCAATATCTGGGTCGGGCTCGACAATTTCCGCTCGATCCTGTCCAACGCCAGCTACTGGGACTCGATTGCCGCCAGCATGATCTTCGCCGGCATCAGCACGGGTTTGGCGATGGTCATCGCGCTGGTGCTCGCCGCCTTGACCGACCGGCAACTTGCCGGCTCATGGCTGTATCGCGTGGTGCTGATCTGGCCCTACGGCATCGCCGCGCCGGCGCTTGCGCTGGCATTTCGCTTCATCCTGGCGCCGGAAGCCGGCTTCATGGCCGTGGTCAACCGAGCCTGGCCCGGTTTCTGGGACCCGGGCCTCGACGGCGCCGACGCCATGGCCTCGATCATCATCGCCTTTTCCTGGAAATATGTCGGCTATAATTTCATCTTCTTCCTCGCCGCTTTTCAGGCGATTCCGCGCTCGCTGATCGAGGCGGCGGCGATGGACGGCTCCGGCGTCATCCGGCGCTTCTGGGATATCCAGTTCCCGCTGATCACGCCGACGATCTTCTTCCTGCTGGTCATCAACATCACCGAGAGCTTCCAGGACTCCTTTGGCATCGTCGACATCATGACCGCCGGCGGCCCGGCCAACGCCACCAATCTGATGGTCTACAAGATCTATTCCGACGGCTTCAAAGGTTTGGATTATTCAGGCGCCGCCGCGCAGAGCATCATCCTGATGCTGCTGATCATCGCCCTTACCATCGTTCAGTTCCGCTTCATCGAGCGGCGCGTGCATTACCGGTGA